The DNA region CGATTGCGGCGAGCGCATTGTCGGTCGGGTCACTCACGGTTCGGTCTCCCAGGCATGACGCCGGCGGAATCGTGCCGACGCCCTTCCTATCTACCTGATTGGACTGCCCTTTGTCGCGTCCGATTGAGCTAGGCGCAAACCGGCGGACGCCGGTCCTTCCAGGGACGAGCCTGTTCGAGCTGGCCGGCCAGGCGGAAAAGCAGCCCTTCCTCGCCAAGCTTGGCCGCGAACATCATGCCGAGCGGCAGACCGGCCTTGTTCCAGGCCAGCGGCACCGACATCGCCGGCTGCCCGGACATGTTGAACATCGAGGTGCCAGGCATGTAGCGGCGCAGCACCGGCGCGATGTGGGTCAGGTCCTCGGACATCGTGTTCAGCTCGCCAATGCGTAGCGGCGGTGCGCACAGCGTCGGGCTGAGGAAGATGTCGCAGCCCTCGAAAAAGGTCGCAAGCCCGCGCGAGATTTGGAACGCCGCAAGCTGCGCGGCGACGTAGTCGGCGGGGGTCATCTTGACCGAGTTCTGGCCGCTGGAGAGCGTCAGCCGCTCGACATCGTCCGAGGTCAGCGTGCGCCCGACGCGCTGTTCGAGCAGGCGGATGGTCAGCGCCGTGTTGCCGCCGACGATTGTTGTCATGACCGCGGCGGGATCGGCGGCAAGCGGCGGCGCGCGCTCCTCGACATGATGGCCGAGGCCCGCGAGCAGCTTGGCGATGTCGCGGACCGCCGCGGCAATTTCGCGATCGATCGCATCGCCATAGGGCGACTTGTCGGTGAAGCTGATGCGCAGATGGCCGGGATCGCGGCCGACTTCCTGGGAAAACGGCCGCTCCGGCGGCGGCGCGACATAGAGGCTCGACGGCTCCGGGCCATGGATCGCATCCATCATGACCGCGCTGTCGCGGACGCTGATGCTCAGCACATGGCCGACGGAGAAACCGCCCCAGCCTTCGCCGCGATCGGGACCGCAGGGGTTGCGGGCGCGCGTCGGCTTCATGCCGAACACGCCGGAGGCAGAGGCGGGGATCCGGATCGAGCCGCCGCCGTCGCTCGCATGCGCGACGGGCAGGATGCGCGCGGCGACCGCGGCCCCCGCGCCGCCGGACGAGCCGCCGGAGGAATGGTCGAGATTCCAGGGATTGCGGGTCGGGCCGAACAGGCGCGATTCCGTCGTCGGCATCAGGCCGAATTCCGGGCTCGCACTCTTGCCGAAGATCGCAAGACCCGCATCGAGGAAACGCTGGGTCAGCGTACCGTTGTGATCGGCGACGAAGTCCTTCAGCAGGCTGGCGCCCGACGTGGTGCGGGTGCCCTCGAGCAGATCGAGATCCTTGAGCAGGAACGGCACGCCGGTGAAGGGGCCATCAGGCAACCCCTTGGCGATCTGGCGCTCGGCGTAGTCGTAGTGCTTGACGACGACCGCGTTGATCTTCGGATCGATGGCCGCGGTGCGCGCAATCGCCTCGTCGAGCAGTTCCTTTGGCGTGACGTCCTTCTTGCCGACGAGCTCGGCGAGACCGACCGCATCGTAGTTGCCGAATTCCTTGAAAGCCATGTGCATGCTCCGCATCGCCGGGCCGACCTCGCGGGATCGGCCGCGGCGCCAGCGAGAAAGGCTGAAAGCTCAGCCGAGGACGTCCTGATTGATCACGTTCTGGCGCAGCGGATTGCCGTCCAGCACGCTCAGGATATTGCGCGCGGTCTGCTCGCTCATGCGATCGACAGCCTCGACGGTCACGCCTGCGACGTGCGGTGCCATGATCACATTTGGCAAAGCGTGCAGGGGCTGGCCGACCGGCGGCGGCTCGACCTCGAACACGTCGAGGCCGGCGCCGGCGAGCTTGCCCGACACCAGCGCGTCGTGCAGCGCCTTCTCGTCCACGATGCCGCCGCGCGCGGTGTTGATGAGATAGGCGGTCGGCTTCATCAACCTGATCCGCGTGGCGTTGAACAGGCCAACGGTCTCGGGCGACTTCGGGCAATGGATCGTGACGAAATCCGCCCGCGGCAGCGCCGCTTCGAGGCTCGGCACCGCCTCACAGCCGGCCGCGGTGATCTCGCCGGCCGCCTTGTAGGGATCGTACACCAGCACGTTCATTTCCATCGCGAGGCAGCGCTTGGCGGTGCGGGTGCCGATGCGGCCGAAGCCGACGATCAGGACCGTCTTGCCGTACAGGTCGAACGGCAGCACGCCGAGGCGGCTCGCCCAGGTGCCGTCCTTGACCATCGCGTGCATCTCGTTCGCGCGCTTGGCCAGCGTCAGCATCATGAACAAGGCCTGCTCGGCGACCGACGGTGAGTTCGCGGTGCCTGCGACCATCAGCGGCACCTTGCGGCGCGACAATGCCGGCACGTCGACCGCGTCATAACCGACGCCGATCCGGGTCACCACCAGCATGCCCTTGGAGGCCTCCAGCTCCGCCTCGCCGAAGCAGGTCGCGCCGAGCGCCACGCCATGGACCGGCGCATGCTGCTCCAGCATCGCCTGGAAGTCCTTGGCCGAGATCAGGTTGGGAAATTCGACGAGTTCTACATCATCCCGTTCATTGAGGAGGGCTCGTGCCCCCGGCGACAAAGTCTGGGTGATGAAAATCTTCTTCTTGTTGGTAGCCATTTCCTGCCCTTGAGGTTTCCTGTGCGCCGTCAAAGCACGGCGCCGGTCACCTCGTTTAGCAAATGCATATTGTTGAGGTCCACAGCCAATCGGAGCGGGCTGCCATCCTGCGCGCCGGCATTGGGATTGACCCGGCCGCAGAGCTGGGAGCCCTCGAGCGTGAAGTAGACCAGCGTCTCCATGCCCATCGGCTCGGTGACGTCGAGCACTGCGTCGAACGGCTCGATACCGGGCTCGGCATGCGGCCGCGCCTCCATGACGTGCTCAGGCCGCAGACCCAGCAGCAGCTTGTCGGTGCGGGAGAGGCCCTGGTAGCGGGCGGCGCGCGCCGGCGGCAGCGGGAAGGAGAGGCGGTCGGTCAGCCGCACGTTGAGCTTGCCGCCGACGTCCTCGAGCCGGCACGGCACGAAATTCATCGCGGGCGAGCCGATGAAGCTTGCGACGAAGCGGGTCGCCGGCTTGTGATAGAGTTCGTTGGGCGTGCCGATCTGCTCGATCCTGCCGTGGTTCATCACCACCACGCGGTCGGCCAGCGTCATCGCCTCGACCTGGTCGTGGGTGACGTAGACCGTCGTGGTGCGGACCTTCTGGTGCACCTTCTTGATCTCGATCCGCATCTGCACGCGCAGCTTGGCGTCGAGGTTGGACAGCGGCTCGTCGAACAGGAACACCTTCGGGTTGCGCACGATCGCGCGTCCCATCGCGACGCGCTGGCGCTGGCCGCCGGAGAGCTGCTTCGGCTTGCGGTCGATCAGGTCGGTGATGTCGAGCATCCTGGCGGCTTCCGTGACCCGGCTCTTGATCTCGGCCTTGGGGTAGTGCTTCAGCCGCAGCCCGAATGACATGTTCTCGGCGACCGTCATGTGCGGATACAGCGCGTAGTTCTGGAACACCATCGCGATGTCGCGGTCCTTCGGCGGCACATCGTTGACGACATCACCGCCGATCATGATATCGCCGTCCGAGATGTCCTCGAGGCCGGCGATCATCCGCAGCGTGGTCGACTTGCCGCAGCCGCTCGGCCCGACCAGCACCACGAACTCATGGTCGGCGATATCGAGGTCGATGCCGCGCACCGCCTCGACCTCGTCGTAACGCTTAACCACCTTGCGCAAACTGACGTCGGCCATGAATCCTACCCTTATCCTACCTTTGTCGCGTTCAGCCCTTTGTCGCACCGGCGGTCAGGCCGGCAATGTAGTAGTCCATCAGGAAGGCGTAGATGATCAGCGGCGGCGCGGCGCCGAGCAGGGCGCCGGTCATGATCTGTCCCCAGTTGAAGACATCGCCCTTGATCAGGGTCGTGATGATGCCGACCGGCAGCACGAGCTGGTCGGTCGAGGTGGTGAACACCAGGGGATAGAGGAACTGGGCCCAGGAGACGGTGAAGGCAAAGATCGTCGCCGCGATCAGGCCGGGCAGGGCGACCGGGATAAAGATCCGGGTCAGCGTCTGGAACCAGCTCGCGCCGTCGATGATCGCGGCCTCGTCGAGCTCCTTCGGGATCGAGGCGAAATAGCCGATCATGATCCAGGTGCAGAACGGCACGGTGAGCGTCGGATAGATGAACAGCAGCACGTACCAGCGATTGATGAGCTGAACGCCGGTCCAGTCGCCGATCACGGCGAACATCTTGAACAGCGGGATGAACAGCAGGCTGTCCGGAATGAGATAGGTCAGGAATACACCGGTCGCGAGCGTCGCCGAACCCCAGAACTTCATCCGCGCCAGCGCAAAGGCCGCGGGCACGCTGATCAGCATCGTGATGGTGACCACGATGATCGAGACCCAGGCCGAATTCCAGAAGAAGCGCAGGAACTGGTTCGAGGTCAGGAGCTGAATGTAGTTCTCGAGTGTCGGGTGGTACACCCACCACGGATTGGTCGCTGCCGAGATCTCCGCGCTGCCCTTCAGCGAGGTGATCAGCATGTAGAGCGGTGGCACCAGCGAGAAGATCGCAAACAGCGTCAGGAAGAAATAGGACCAGCGCAGCGCCCAGGTCCGGTCGCGGCTCATGCTGCCGTATTTGATCTTGCGGGTTGGTCCGGACTTGTCGATCGTCACCGTGCTCATCAGGATTCATTCCCGCGTTTGTTGATGTCGCGCAGGATGAAGATCGCCGCGACCGCGAGGATCGGCACCATGAACAGCGAGACGCTGGCGCCGAGCGGAATGTCGCTGCCCTCGATGCCGACGCGGAACGCCCATGTCGCGAAGATGTGGGTGTGGTCGAGGGGGCCGCCCGCGGTCAGGATGCGCACGATGTCGAAATTGGCAAAGGTCACGATCAGCGAGAACAGCGTGGTGATCGCGATGATGTTGCGCATCATCGGCAGGGTCACGTACCAGATGCGCTGCCACCAATTGGCGCCGTCGATCGCGGCCGCCTCATAGAGCTGCTCGGGTACCGATTTCAACGCCGCCAGATACATGATCATGAAAAACGGCGCGCCGTACCAGACGTTGACCAGGATCACCGAGAAACGCGCCCACATGGCGTCGCCGGTCCACGGGATCGGCCCGATGCCGAAGTACGCAAGCGTGTAATTGAAGGCGCTGTAGGACGGATCGAACAGCCACAGCCAGGCCAGCGTGCTCATGGCCGGCGGGATCACCCATGGCACCAGCAGCATGCCGCGCCATTTGCGCTGCTTGTTAGCCGGCACGTTGTGCACGAAATGCGCGACGATGAAGCCGATCAGCGCTTTGAACACCACCGCCGAGATCGCGAAAATGCAGGATTGCTTGACCACCAGCCAGAAGGTCTCGCGCTTGAACAGGAACTCGAAATTGCCAAGGCCGACGAACTTGGTCATCGCCTTGTTCAGCGTCGCCAGATGCAGCGAGTAGATGGCCGGATAGATCACCAGCACGCCGATCAGGAGGATCAACGGCAGCGCCATCAGGAACGCGGACATCGACTTGCGCCGCAGCGCGTTGCGCAGACCGGTGCGCCGTCGCCCTGCCGGGGCTGCGGCTGTACGGTTGGATTGGAATGCGACGTCAACCATAACGCAGGTCCCTCGCGCGGGTTGGTTGCACGGCTCGCCGGTTCGGCGGCCGGGATGTGAAGACGAGACCCCGCGCGGCCGGCACTACGGACGGTCGCGCGAAAGCTCGCTCGTCGTCAGCTTCGCATGAAGCCTTCGCACTCGCCCTCGGCCCAGGCGAGGGTCTTCTCCATGCCTTCACCCTGGAAGTAGCGCAGGCACATCTTGGTCAGGGTGGCCTGGAAGTAGATCTGCTGCGCGACCTTGGGCGGGGCAGGCGAGGCCGCCATCGACAGCGTCTGGTGCTTGAAGGGGTTCGGGTAGTGGAAGAGCGTGCCCTTGGGCGGCCCTACCTCTTCCCAGACCTTCAACGTCGTGAGCTTTTCGTAGGCCGGCAGGTCGTAGCCGCCGCTCGCGACCACCATCTTCTCGATCGATGCCGGTTGCGACAGGTGAGACAGCAGGCTCTTGGCGGCCTCCTTGTTCTTGGAGAACGACCAGATCGACCAGAAGAACGGCAGGTAGGGCGCGAAGCGTCCCTTGGGTCCGGCCGGGAAGCCGTGGGTCCAGCATTGCTCCGCGACTTGCGGGGCATCGCGCTTGGCGACCGCCCATGCGCTCGGCGGGTTCATGATCATCGCGCCCTTGCCGGCGACCAGCCACTTGTTGTTGGAGGCATCGTCCCATGCGGAGACATCGGGCGGCAGGAAGGCGAGCAGCTTCTTGTAGTACTCGAGCGACTGGCGCACCGCATCCGTCTTGACGGTCAGGTTGCCCTTGGCGTCGACCAGCTGCGCTCCGAACGAGTGGAAGATCGCGCCCGCGGTGTCGACACTGTCGCTGGTTTCGCCGAGACCGATGCCGAACGGGAACCCGGCCTTGTGGCAGGCTTCGGCCGCCTTGAGGAACGTATCGAGCGTCCAGTTGTCCGCCTTCGGCGGGCTTCCGGCCGGATACATCTCCTGGACGTCGATATTGGCGTATTTCTTCATCAGGTCGATGCGCGAGCAGGGGCCCTTGATCTGGCTGCCGACGCTGGCGGGAACACCGAGCCATTTGCCGTCGGCCTGGCCGAGATATTTCACCGTGCCGTTGACGTCGCCGTTCAGCTTGAGGAGCGGGTCCATGATGTCATTGACCGGCTCGAGCAGCTCGGCATTGGCCTGTGGCCACCAGGTCGGCATCTGGAAGATATCGTGACCGGATTTCGCCTGCGCTTCGGCGGCGATGGTCACGATGTTCTTGTTGCCCTGGCTGGTGATGTAGTCGAGCTGGACCTCGACCTTTTCCTTGGCGGCCCATTCATTGACGAGCTCGGTGGAGGCACTGTTCGCACCCGGCACCCAGTGATCCCAGAAGCCCATCGAGAGCTTTCCGGCTGCGTAGGCGCCACGTACGTAGGGGGCTGTAATGAGCGCCGCCGATGACAGCGCTGTCGCTGCAACGAATTCTCGGCGCGAAAGCTTCTTCCGTGACATGGCATTCCCTCCCTGGTAGCCGACGGACAAAAGACTTTTTGAATCCCGTTGTTGTTTTTGTGCGTCGCGTTCGCGCGACGTCGCGGGATTTCATTCACACTGATCAGAACAGAATTGCCGGCTGCTGTCGAGAAACGAGATGCCTATGCCAAGTAGTACTAACGTTGTGGTCAAATCGCAGGCAGTGTCATCAGCATCACTACAGTTGCCCCGTGGTTTGCCGTGCTTGCGGTGATCATGCTGCGACGCACGCGGAGGTTGGCACAGCGATGCTCGCGGACGGTGCGCGGTTGAGCCGCAGGTTTCCGGCCACACCTGACCGAGCCATGTTCCGTCATGTTGATGCCCGGCGCGACCGATGGACTTGCCGAAGCCGGAAACGATAAACTCCGGATTCGTCGAACCTGCCCGCCGCGTCAGTCCAAGCCACCATCGATCACGGAGACCCGATCATGCTCATCCCGGTAGCGAAGCTGCGAGCGCAGTGGAGATTGTGCGCCGCGGTTGGGGCCGCCGCCGTCACGCTGCTTGCAGTGCCTCATATGGTCGATGCGCAGATCGTGCAGGGCGTCGAAAACGGCGCGCGCGAAGGCAACAAGGCCGCCGGACCGGTTGGCGGAGTTCTCGGCGGAGCAATCGGCGGCGTCGTCGGGGTGGTAACCGGCGTGACCGGGGTCTTGACCGGTACCAATGCCGGAAACGGAAAGAACGCCCAGCCTCCGGCGTCCAGCGACAAGCAGGGCGCCAAGGCCGCCAAATCGGCCAAGGCCGCCGCCAAGGACAAGGGCGCGAAGCAAGCGCCGACCGTGCTGACCCAGGCCGGGGCGCCGCAGCTCACGGCCGAACAGATCGTCGCCAACAGCGACGCCAACATCGAACGGATCAAGAAGGAGCTCAACCTGACGCCGGAGCAGGAGAAGAATTGGGCCGGCTTCAACAGTGCGATGCACTATCTCGGTCACAATGGCGCCGACCGCCTCAACCTGCGCATTGCACGGGCGCAGCGCGATCCGCCTGATGACATCATCGAGCAGATGCGCAACGAGGCCCAGTTCCTCAATGACCGCGCCGTCGATCAGCGCGGCGTCGCCGACGCCGCCGAGCCGCTCTATGCGAGCCTCGACGACAAGCAGAAACAAATCTTCATCAACGAAATGGTCCGGCTCAGCCACGAGCGCGGGCTCGATTAGCGCCATTTCCGACGGCGAAGTGGGGACGAATAGCCGGGCCACCAAGCCCTGGGGTAGGTTAAAGGCGCAGCACCCGGCTATTCTGCCGCAGCGGCGCGGCCCGGTTAATTCGTCATTCAATGTTGAAGAAAAACGGACCGGATCACGCCCGAGTGATGGCCGAGTCAGGGCCTTGTCGGGAACCACTTTGCTGAGATGAAAGTTTGGCCAGCACATGCGCCGGCCAATTGTTGAGCAACGGAATAATCCGGCGAAGACCGGTTCAGCTCTTCGGGAAGTTCAGCTCCACGCCGACGCCGTCGGGATCGTAGAGGAAGATCTGGGTGTCGCCGGTGCGCGGCACGATCTGCTCACGGAAGCTGACGT from Bradyrhizobium sp. B124 includes:
- a CDS encoding amidase, with the translated sequence MAFKEFGNYDAVGLAELVGKKDVTPKELLDEAIARTAAIDPKINAVVVKHYDYAERQIAKGLPDGPFTGVPFLLKDLDLLEGTRTTSGASLLKDFVADHNGTLTQRFLDAGLAIFGKSASPEFGLMPTTESRLFGPTRNPWNLDHSSGGSSGGAGAAVAARILPVAHASDGGGSIRIPASASGVFGMKPTRARNPCGPDRGEGWGGFSVGHVLSISVRDSAVMMDAIHGPEPSSLYVAPPPERPFSQEVGRDPGHLRISFTDKSPYGDAIDREIAAAVRDIAKLLAGLGHHVEERAPPLAADPAAVMTTIVGGNTALTIRLLEQRVGRTLTSDDVERLTLSSGQNSVKMTPADYVAAQLAAFQISRGLATFFEGCDIFLSPTLCAPPLRIGELNTMSEDLTHIAPVLRRYMPGTSMFNMSGQPAMSVPLAWNKAGLPLGMMFAAKLGEEGLLFRLAGQLEQARPWKDRRPPVCA
- a CDS encoding sugar ABC transporter permease; its protein translation is MVDVAFQSNRTAAAPAGRRRTGLRNALRRKSMSAFLMALPLILLIGVLVIYPAIYSLHLATLNKAMTKFVGLGNFEFLFKRETFWLVVKQSCIFAISAVVFKALIGFIVAHFVHNVPANKQRKWRGMLLVPWVIPPAMSTLAWLWLFDPSYSAFNYTLAYFGIGPIPWTGDAMWARFSVILVNVWYGAPFFMIMYLAALKSVPEQLYEAAAIDGANWWQRIWYVTLPMMRNIIAITTLFSLIVTFANFDIVRILTAGGPLDHTHIFATWAFRVGIEGSDIPLGASVSLFMVPILAVAAIFILRDINKRGNES
- a CDS encoding hydroxyacid dehydrogenase gives rise to the protein MATNKKKIFITQTLSPGARALLNERDDVELVEFPNLISAKDFQAMLEQHAPVHGVALGATCFGEAELEASKGMLVVTRIGVGYDAVDVPALSRRKVPLMVAGTANSPSVAEQALFMMLTLAKRANEMHAMVKDGTWASRLGVLPFDLYGKTVLIVGFGRIGTRTAKRCLAMEMNVLVYDPYKAAGEITAAGCEAVPSLEAALPRADFVTIHCPKSPETVGLFNATRIRLMKPTAYLINTARGGIVDEKALHDALVSGKLAGAGLDVFEVEPPPVGQPLHALPNVIMAPHVAGVTVEAVDRMSEQTARNILSVLDGNPLRQNVINQDVLG
- the ugpC gene encoding sn-glycerol-3-phosphate ABC transporter ATP-binding protein UgpC; protein product: MADVSLRKVVKRYDEVEAVRGIDLDIADHEFVVLVGPSGCGKSTTLRMIAGLEDISDGDIMIGGDVVNDVPPKDRDIAMVFQNYALYPHMTVAENMSFGLRLKHYPKAEIKSRVTEAARMLDITDLIDRKPKQLSGGQRQRVAMGRAIVRNPKVFLFDEPLSNLDAKLRVQMRIEIKKVHQKVRTTTVYVTHDQVEAMTLADRVVVMNHGRIEQIGTPNELYHKPATRFVASFIGSPAMNFVPCRLEDVGGKLNVRLTDRLSFPLPPARAARYQGLSRTDKLLLGLRPEHVMEARPHAEPGIEPFDAVLDVTEPMGMETLVYFTLEGSQLCGRVNPNAGAQDGSPLRLAVDLNNMHLLNEVTGAVL
- a CDS encoding extracellular solute-binding protein, with protein sequence MSRKKLSRREFVAATALSSAALITAPYVRGAYAAGKLSMGFWDHWVPGANSASTELVNEWAAKEKVEVQLDYITSQGNKNIVTIAAEAQAKSGHDIFQMPTWWPQANAELLEPVNDIMDPLLKLNGDVNGTVKYLGQADGKWLGVPASVGSQIKGPCSRIDLMKKYANIDVQEMYPAGSPPKADNWTLDTFLKAAEACHKAGFPFGIGLGETSDSVDTAGAIFHSFGAQLVDAKGNLTVKTDAVRQSLEYYKKLLAFLPPDVSAWDDASNNKWLVAGKGAMIMNPPSAWAVAKRDAPQVAEQCWTHGFPAGPKGRFAPYLPFFWSIWSFSKNKEAAKSLLSHLSQPASIEKMVVASGGYDLPAYEKLTTLKVWEEVGPPKGTLFHYPNPFKHQTLSMAASPAPPKVAQQIYFQATLTKMCLRYFQGEGMEKTLAWAEGECEGFMRS
- a CDS encoding carbohydrate ABC transporter permease, translating into MSTVTIDKSGPTRKIKYGSMSRDRTWALRWSYFFLTLFAIFSLVPPLYMLITSLKGSAEISAATNPWWVYHPTLENYIQLLTSNQFLRFFWNSAWVSIIVVTITMLISVPAAFALARMKFWGSATLATGVFLTYLIPDSLLFIPLFKMFAVIGDWTGVQLINRWYVLLFIYPTLTVPFCTWIMIGYFASIPKELDEAAIIDGASWFQTLTRIFIPVALPGLIAATIFAFTVSWAQFLYPLVFTTSTDQLVLPVGIITTLIKGDVFNWGQIMTGALLGAAPPLIIYAFLMDYYIAGLTAGATKG
- a CDS encoding Spy/CpxP family protein refolding chaperone, which gives rise to MVDAQIVQGVENGAREGNKAAGPVGGVLGGAIGGVVGVVTGVTGVLTGTNAGNGKNAQPPASSDKQGAKAAKSAKAAAKDKGAKQAPTVLTQAGAPQLTAEQIVANSDANIERIKKELNLTPEQEKNWAGFNSAMHYLGHNGADRLNLRIARAQRDPPDDIIEQMRNEAQFLNDRAVDQRGVADAAEPLYASLDDKQKQIFINEMVRLSHERGLD